TGTTACACACAAGAGTCCTGCACTTTGAGCTGTTCAGAAGTCAACATCCCACCTTCAAATAATCCCTACTTCACCAGTTCTGACATCATATGGCACAAAGTATTTCAAATGATTGTTCACTATTTTCCagaatttgaatgaatgaatgaagagTGAAATTGCATCACATTCTAATCAACCCTGCAGGAGGGCAAGTCAGCGCAGAAAGTTAAGAGCTACTTCTCAAGTGTGGAAGACACAGATTCTGGTGTCTACACCTGCACCAGGCCTTACCTCTTTGATGGTCAAATCTATAACATGAGCTTCACGTTGGAGTTGGACGTCCAGCCTAGTCAGAGTAAGTCTATGAAAAAATATCTGCCACCTGCAtgattgcagatttttttgtttgaaattttggCAGTGTACAAATTAATTGGATATTTTCCTAGGAAGCAAACATGCTGTGATCTCCTACCCAAGGGCAAATGAAACTATTTATGTGGATGTGGGTAAGCATCACTCTTGTATTGATTCTATCCGTTTTCTTctgcttatcctgttcagagCCATCACACCAAAATTTACACTTTGAGCTTTCAATGCATGTGAACCACTACATTAtgactttccccccccccccccccccccccccctcaaactGCTTTTTCAGGCTCACCGGCTGTGATTAAATGTGAAGCTGTAGTATATTCAGACCTCAGTTCCTTGTTTTGGATGAGTGGCAACACATTTGTGGAAAAGAATGACTCCTTCCCAGTCTTCTGCAATTATACAAGGTAAACGACTGAcatgcaaaatgaatgaacacaTTTCAATTTGTCTGATAATCTTGTTCTTCCAATCTCATTTTACAGGGAAAGTTTGACTGAAGGTGTAAAAAACACtgtaaatttggtgttcaaagaAGTAACAGAGGACGATCTCTCAAATAATTACACCTGTAAAATGCAATCTTTTTCACGCTCAATCGTCATCACCATTACCTTGGCCAAAAAAGGTAAGACTGATTGATTGTTCTAAGTTTGAATTGCTTAACATGTAACGCCTCCATGCGTAATTTatacaaaagaacaaaaacagttGCAGCTGACTGTGTATGCTGGAGTCCAATATAAACCATCGCATTGTATCGACAAAAATCCCGACCTTTGTTTTGATTAGCAATAACAAGAAATGCTGatgatcatttcaaaagtactgCTGTCTTAagtattttcattattattttgatgacATATCCAATCTTCTAAACCTACAAGTGATTAGAACACTTCAGATCGTTGACATTTGAACTTAAGTCCACCCCCGAAAATAGATAGCTCTCTATTTTCCACTTTCATGACCAACATGCCATGGTGGCGCAGTGAGCTCGCTTGACCAGCCGCCGCTGTTTAATATTAACCGTCTAAATCATGTCTGCATTCTGTCttgggtgttttatttttcatttcagttcAAGGTTCCCACTTGCCTGTAGCACTCTGCCCTGTGGTTATCATGGCAATAATGGCCGCAACTGTCAGTGTCTAtgtcaaattcaaaattgaaCTCATTCTCTTCCTGCGAAACACTCTGGGCTGTCATAGGAAAACCTCAGGTGAGAGTCAGTCAAATGGTGgcctattttaattaaaaataaaacaacactaTTTGCGCACTATAGAAATTCTCTACAAGTGGTACTTTGACTTACTAGCACTTTAACTTGCCACCTTGTAGGTTACAACCACACAGGTCCACTAGGTTTGTTGTAAGTAAAACGTAATTAATCCCAACTACATGTGCTgctccaccatttgtgttcaattaaCTGTCTGCTTTAAGTTTATCACACCACGACGGAGGTTCTATTCATTAGCCTTGTGTACTTGCATTAATCTAGCAGACTTTAATGCAAAGTTATatggttgttttaaatgaacaaTGTGTTATTGTTAGGGTCTTACCAATATGGATGCTGATGCCTATTCTCATATTTGGCAGAGTAAATTTCACAACAAGTAAACTTTGAATTACACGACAAACTATTGTTTTACAATACTTTGTAACTTTCCaacagagaggaaaaaaaaaatcaaaaatcatcCAATTTTGGATTTATTATTGAAGTCCATTATTTTTGTCCTATGTTGTAATGTGTTTCAAAAAGGAAGATTTTATGTTGATTTTGAAATAGGTCATATTAACCTATTAAGCGGCTGGTTccaatgtctttattttagtCAAACAGTGAACAACTGGAAGTAGCAATAAACTGCTTGACGCCTCCTTTCTGAACTGGAAAAACTCCACCACTGTGATACAATATcctgtgttgtttacttttaGATGGGAAGACCTATGATGTATTTCTCATGTGTTATAAGAGCGACAAAGTGACAGGATTGAAAGCATGCGATACAAAGTGGCTAGAGAATGTTCTAGAAGAACATTTCGGCTATAAGCTCTGCCTCTTTGATCGGGATGTACAACCAGGAAAAGGTATCCTACTTCAGCCCAGTTGCCATAATTCGAGTCAAATCATTCACAGCTAATGTACAATTGTGTCGGTGTGTCACAGCTGCATCCGAGGCGCTGCTAGACTGCATAGAACAAAGTCAATCGGTGGTCCTGGTACCTTCCCCTCTGGCTGAGAATCTGGAAACTGGCTTGTTGAGTGCCATCCACGCAGCCCTAGTGGAACGCAAGACGAGCTTGGTTGTCATCAAACCTGGGAATGTGAAAGAAGACAAATGGGAGCCCGCACCAGAGGCCTTCAAGCTCCTTGAGAAGATGGGCCACTGCGTCACATGGGAGGGCTTAAGTTCTCTGCCGCCTTCTTCCGCCTTCTGGAAGAAGCTCCGCTATCATTTCCCGGCAGCGTGCACTAAAAACAAAGCTTTACCTTTAGAAGCTCTTC
The window above is part of the Syngnathus acus chromosome 3, fSynAcu1.2, whole genome shotgun sequence genome. Proteins encoded here:
- the LOC119121108 gene encoding interleukin-18 receptor 1-like isoform X2; the protein is MEIGRGRCVAGPPKEIYVKAGEMVVLQCQRASHRFDHAPVIWTSESELPMDLSNMSPAEQRQKGLLFFDTSLFILTASVNHQGNYSCSQRNVSEKLWFRLTVYTTLTRELEDRTWYPMTCYTQESCTLSCSEVNIPPSNNPYFTSSDIIWHKEGKSAQKVKSYFSSVEDTDSGVYTCTRPYLFDGQIYNMSFTLELDVQPSQRSKHAVISYPRANETIYVDVGSPAVIKCEAVVYSDLSSLFWMSGNTFVEKNDSFPVFCNYTRESLTEGVKNTVNLVFKEVTEDDLSNNYTCKMQSFSRSIVITITLAKKVQGSHLPVALCPVVIMAIMAATVSVYVKFKIELILFLRNTLGCHRKTSDGKTYDVFLMCYKSDKVTGLKACDTKWLENVLEEHFGYKLCLFDRDVQPGKAASEALLDCIEQSQSVVLVPSPLAENLETGLLSAIHAALVERKTSLVVIKPGNVKEDKWEPAPEAFKLLEKMGHCVTWEGLSSLPPSSAFWKKLRYHFPAACTKNKALPLEALP
- the LOC119121108 gene encoding interleukin-18 receptor 1-like isoform X1, which encodes MVSLFQILLLLASSTGRCVAGPPKEIYVKAGEMVVLQCQRASHRFDHAPVIWTSESELPMDLSNMSPAEQRQKGLLFFDTSLFILTASVNHQGNYSCSQRNVSEKLWFRLTVYTTLTRELEDRTWYPMTCYTQESCTLSCSEVNIPPSNNPYFTSSDIIWHKEGKSAQKVKSYFSSVEDTDSGVYTCTRPYLFDGQIYNMSFTLELDVQPSQRSKHAVISYPRANETIYVDVGSPAVIKCEAVVYSDLSSLFWMSGNTFVEKNDSFPVFCNYTRESLTEGVKNTVNLVFKEVTEDDLSNNYTCKMQSFSRSIVITITLAKKVQGSHLPVALCPVVIMAIMAATVSVYVKFKIELILFLRNTLGCHRKTSDGKTYDVFLMCYKSDKVTGLKACDTKWLENVLEEHFGYKLCLFDRDVQPGKAASEALLDCIEQSQSVVLVPSPLAENLETGLLSAIHAALVERKTSLVVIKPGNVKEDKWEPAPEAFKLLEKMGHCVTWEGLSSLPPSSAFWKKLRYHFPAACTKNKALPLEALP